In one Colletotrichum destructivum chromosome 2, complete sequence genomic region, the following are encoded:
- a CDS encoding Putative kelch-type beta propeller, with protein sequence MAKAKKGKNDEKAAKLAAKKQKQASKGEKKAKTKTAKLEGSDAEDVDLEQVLEEYRKQQEQFLKVTETVCEGPPKARSASTIMASPCDRNNLLLFGGEYFNGALAHFFNDLHIYYIDRDEWRCVTSPNAPLPRSGHAWTRASNPNHVYLFGGEFSSPKQGTFHHYSDFWRLEPATREWTKIECKGKTPPARSGHRMTYWKQYIILFGGFQDTSNQTKYLADLWIFDTQNFSWYSPTLPPAQLKPDARSSFTFLPHEQGTVLYGGYSRVKATVAANKQARGSAQGSRNILKPMVHDDCFFLRMSLPADGSPPNAPPVVRWERRKKPANAPSPKRAGATMAWHKGRGILFGGVHDVEDSEEGMDSEFFRELFAWNIERNRFFPLVLRKARQQKKANPAEQRGGRRARAQDREDELLRQLAALETGKSLEDADDMELEKKEEEPQEDAKPLRDMPMTMELPHQRFNAQLAVQDDVLYIYGGTFEAKDREFTFDDLYAVDLGKMDGCKEIFNRPVEDWVESEDEDDDDDDDEDEDDEEEDDEEDVEMEEEDRKQFYNTPSKRKKKQGDEDSVAGSETTAASASTVSTSVTEDDDTEAEATVDDGLPHPRPFESRRDFFVRTTNEWQEILMTNLRWKNIQPETMAIKEIKAKAFELSEEKWWDCREEITALEEEQEAAGITEVVSLAERGDASAAGGARRR encoded by the exons ATGGCAAAGGCTAAGAAGGGGAAGAATGACGAGAAGGCGGCCAAGCTA GCTGcaaagaagcagaagcaggccaGCAAGGgtgagaagaaggccaagaccaAAACTGCGAAGCTCGAGGGCagcgatgccgaggacgtcgacctcgagcaggtGCTCGAAGAGTACAGGAAGCAGCAGGAACAGTTCCTCAAAGTCACTGAGACTGTGTGCGAGGGACCGCCCAAGGCCCGCTCCGCTTCcaccatcatggcctcgCCCTGTGACCGCAACAACCTGCTACTGTTTGGTGGCGAGTACTTCAACGGCGCATTGGCACATTTCTTCAACGACCTGCACATCTACTACATCGACCGAGATGAGTGGAGGTGCGTGACATCGCCAAACGCCCCGTTGCCGCGTTCTGGACATGCgtggacgagggcgtcgaaCCCAAACCACGTGTATCTTTTTGGTGGGGAGTTCTCGTCTCCAAAGCAGGGAACATTCCATCATTACTCGGACTTTTGGCGGCTGGAGCCCGCCACGAGGGAGTGGACGAAGATCGAGTGCAAGGGCAAGACGCCCCCGGCAAGGAGTGGCCATCGCATGACCTACTGGAAACAGTACATCATCTTGTTTGGTGGCTTCCAAGACACTTCGAACCAGACCAAGTATCTGGCCGACTTGTGGATCTTTGATACCCAGAACTTTTCGTGGTACAGCCCGACGCTGCCTCCGGCGCAACTCAAACCCGACGCCCGATCTTCCTTCACTTTCCTTCCTCACGAGCAAGGCACCGTCTTGTATGGAGGCTACTCTAGAGTCAAAGCCACCGTGGCGGCCAACAAGCAGGCCAGGGGCTCGGCTCAAGGATCAAGGAACATCTTGAAGCCGATGGTGCACGATGACTGTTTCTTCCTCAGGATGTCTCTGCCAGCCGACGGATCACCTCCCAACGCACCCCCCGTCGTTCGCTGGGAGAGACGCAAGAAACCTGCCAACGCCCCCAGCCCTAAGCGTGCGGGTGCTACCATGGCCTGGCACAAGGGACGTGGCATCTTGTTCGGAGGTGTGCACGACGTGGAAGACAGCGAGGAAGGCATGGACAGCGAGTTCTTCAGGGAGCTTTTCGCGTGGAACATTGAACGGAACCGCTTCTTCCCGTTGGTCCTCCGCAAAGCTCGACAGCAGAAGAAAGCCAACCCGGCTGAACAGCGCGGTGGTCGTCGTGCGCGAGCCCAAGATCGTGAGGATGAGCTCCTCCGCCAGTTGGCTGCTCTGGAAACGGGCAAATCCTTggaggatgccgacgatatggagctggagaagaaggaggaggagccccAAGAGGATGCAAAGCCCCTGAGGGAcatgccgatgacgatggagcTGCCGCACCAACGATTCAACGCGCAGTTGGCCGTGCAAGACGATGTTTTGTACATCTACGGCGGCACGTTTGAGGCGAAGGACCGCGAGTTCACATTCGATGACCTCTACGCGGTTGATCTCGGCAAAATGGATGGCTGCAAGGAGATTTTCAACAGGCCCGTTGAAGACTGGGTC GAAtccgaagacgaggatgatgacgacgatgatgatgaagatgaagatgatgaagaagaagacgacgaggaagatgtcgaaatggaggaggaagacagGAAGCAGTTCTATAACACGCCGAGTAAGCGTAAGAAGAAGCAAGGTGACGAGGATTCCGTTGCCGGCTCTGAGACGACCGCGGCTTCAGCTTCGACTGTGTCCACGAGCGTCACTGAGGACGATGACACAGAGGCGGAGGCGACTGTGGACGACGGTCTTCCGCACCCAAGA CCCTTCGAGTCCAGACGCGACTTCTTCGTACGCACCACGAACGAGTGGCAGGAGATCCTCATGACCAACCTTCGCTGGAAGAACATCCAGCCGGAGACGATGGCCATTAAGgagatcaaggccaaggctttcGAGCTCAGCGAGGAGAAGTGGTGGGATTGCAGGGAGGAGATCACGGCATTGGAAGAGGAGCAAGAGGCTGCCGGCATCACGGAGGTTGTGTCGCTCGCGGAAAGAGGCGATGCTAGTGCCGCTGGTGGAGCGAGAAGACGCTAA
- a CDS encoding Putative WLM domain-containing protein gives MPIGIQRLNAKRSHPNDRIIFIKPLKGRDEKTAQDFLERIAAQCLPIMKEHHLSVMSLEEYEPNQEFVGRNFNAGEIIQLVLKSRSGRWLPFEYVQMVMMHELAHCKQMNHSRAFWAVRNQYADLMRGLWQRGYSGEGIWGRGAQLGTGQFQNNVTLPGEPLPEHLCGGTYRSRGRKRKIKPKLSYKEQKERRILKKFGANGVTLGADEETKVKLEGGKRTQAKPRVAGSARGRELRAAAALARFDKVKEEPEDEIKFEVKDEDDSGESEYEDDPADVKNEDAIDIDGKPITDGKGRGMIKVCEDENPDDQDAQNELQELRNSVQQWRQTHLNFKREDDSAEVTASLDRSRQAEEPTSHAPRQVVQPRVKIKKEEGDADGEEPILNTANAIPTIKREAEDAHRLPSSYRLISPNSATSPSGKDGATQPVTTSTTRAPGSAEVCGICSFANPVLSITCTMCSHVLDPASVPNAWRCRSTACQGSEYLNPGDFGVCGVCGQSKKQGQR, from the exons ATGCCGATCGGCATTCAGCGGCTCAATGCGAAACGCTCGCATCCGAACGACCGGatcatcttcatcaagccTTTGAAAGGCCGAGATGAGAAGACGGCCCAGGATTTTCTTGAAAGGATAGCAGCACAATGCT TGCCGATCATGAAAGAGCACCACCTGTCGGTGATGTCTCTCGAGGAGTACGAGCCGAATCAGGAATTCGTCGGCAGAAACTTCAACGCTGGTGAAATCATACAGCTAGTGCTCAAGTCGCGATCGGGGCGGTGGCTGCCGTTCGAGTACGTTCAAATGGTCATGATGCACGA ACTGGCGCACTGTAAGCAAATGAACCATTCCAGAGCCTTCTGGGCCGTGAGGAACCAGTACGCCGATTTGATGCGAGGGCTGTGGCAGCGAGGGTACTCCGGCGAAGGGATCTGGGGCCGCGGAGCTCAACTAGGGACGGGACAGTTCCAGAACAACGTCACGCTGCCCGGAGAGCCGCTTCCAGAGCATCTCTGCGGCGGTACATATCGATCTCGCGGCCGCAAACGTAAGATTAAGCCCAAGCTGTCCTACAAGGAGCAAAAGGAGCGTCGAATTCTCAAGAAGTTTGGTGCCAACGGCGTTACGCTTGGCGCGGATGAGGAGACAAAAGTCAAGCTGGAGGGCGGCAAGCGCACGCAGGCAAAACCTCGTGTGGCTGGCAGCGCTCGAGGGCGTGAgttgcgggcggcggcggcgctggcacggttcgacaaggtcaaggaggagcCCGAAGATGAAATCAAATTCGAGGTaaaggacgaggacgacagcgGCGAAAGCGAATACGAAGACGACCCGGCGGACGTCAAGAACGAAGATGCGATCGACATTGATGGAAAGCCAATTACTGATGGCAAAGGCCGTGGGATGATCAAGGTTTGCGAAGACGAGAATCCGGACGATCAGGATGCCCAGAACGAGCTTCAAGAGCTGCGCAATTCGGTACAGCAATGGCGGCAGACACATCTTAATTTCAAGCGCGAAGACGACTCCGCTGAGGTGACTGCGTCACTGGATCGATCGAGACAGGCTGAGGAACCGACCTCTCACGCACCAAGGCAGGTCGTACAGCCCCGAGTCAagatcaagaaggaggaaggtgatgccgatggcgaggagcCAATTCTAAATACCGCCAATGCAATTCCCACAATCAAGAGAGAGGCAGAAGATGCGCACCGGCTACCTTCATCTTACCGTCTGATCTCGCCGAACAGCGCGACATCCCCGTCTGGTAAGGATGGGGCGACACAGCCGGTCACAACGTCGACAACAAGGGCACCGGGGTCTGCTGAGGTATGTGGAATTTGTTCCTTTGCCAACCCGGTCCTGTCGATAACTTGCACCATGTGCTCGCATGTGCTGGACCCGGCAAGCGTGCCGAACGCCTGGCGATGTCGGAGCACCGCGTGTCAAGGCAGCGAGTACCTCAACCCGGGCGACTTTGGAGTTTGCGGAGTGTGCGGGCAGAGCAAAAAGCAAGGTCAGAGGTGA
- a CDS encoding Putative Zinc finger, HIT-type: protein MNNFGVYELANTKVTSAPGWAYVPDTGVNPATAALQPANRKRAARNKANPSASDLTVRQEAKIRKELEQLDRDGGRDASIPIPAKGSRGQNKSTPNIRKILQSQKTFHNHVDDYLAQLSHAEHTPTPHPNQHTPRPANKPPHPNQHTKRNAAKRSKTSTPRPAPPTPAEPSDVEMTPAPPAAGAGGGDNTPAAASGEDPTGPVLAPYKGHVPAPHPGDDDPLLASRVPDMPTDEELRWLLSRPMLSFWDARAEPGDEDAARYPVRTFCEVCGYWGRVRCMKCGTRVCALDCLETHREECFTRYGM, encoded by the exons ATGAACAACTTTGGAGTCTACGAGCTCGCCAACACAAAGGTGACCTCCGCCCCGGGATGGGCCTATGTCCCCGACACGGGTGTCAACCCGGCCACCGCAGCGCTCCAGCCCGCGAACCGCAAGCGCGCCGCCCGCAACAAGGCGAATCCCTCCGCCTCGGACCTCACTGTGCGCCAGGAGGCCAAGATCcgcaaggagctcgagcagctcgaccgtgacggcggccgcgacgccTCAATCCCCATCCCGGCCAAGGGGTCTAGGG GCCAGAACAAGAGCACCCCCAACATCCGCAAGATCCTCCAGTCCCAAAAGACGTTCCACAACCACGTTGACGACTACCTCGCCCAGCTCTCCCACGCCGAGCACACTCCGACGCCGCACCCCAATCAGCACACCCCACGGCCCGCCAACAAGCCGCCGCACCCGAATCAGCATACTAAACGCAACGCCGCAAAGCGCTCCAAAACGTCGACCCCCCGGCCCGCGCCGCCAACCCCCGCCGAGCCCTCGGACGTCGAGATGACCCCGGCGCcccctgccgccggcgccggcggaggagacAAcacgcccgcggcggcgagcgggGAGGACCCAACAGGCCCCGTGCTGGCCCCCTACAAAGGCCACGTCCCCGCGCCGCAcccgggcgacgacgacccgcTCCTCGCGTCGCGCGTGCCCGACATGccgacggacgaggagctgcgctGGCTGCTGTCGCGCCCGATGCTGAGCTTCTGGGACGCGCGCGCCGAgccgggcgacgaggacgccgcgCGGTACCCCGTCCGGACGTTCTGCGAGGTGTGCGGGTACTGGGGCCGCGTCCGGTGCATGAAGTGCGGGACGAGGGTGTGCGCGCTCGACTGCCTCGAGACGCACCGCGAGGAGTGTTTCACGCGGTACGGTATgtaa
- a CDS encoding Putative AP endonuclease 2, xylose isomerase-like, TIM barrel domain-containing protein has protein sequence MPPRTSARRKAQAVLETKVEETTTTTTRTNGTKNTSIAATQTKSTAAKKPVAKRKAASDDEHESCGSCVEKDEEKPAKKRKTAAKGKAKKEDDMPLTDRTVVSSLKKAMYIGAHVSGAGGVQNSIQNALNIGANAFALFLKSQRKWESPPLAADVKTQFVSLAKDNGYDAAAHVLPHGSYLVNLAQADAAKAKQAYTSFIDDLQRCEQLGIKLYNFHPGNTGGASREEACGRIAAQLNTAHKATKNVITVLENMAGAGNVIGTKFEDLKHIIDKVEDKKRVGVCIDTCHAFAAGYDLRTPDKFHETMKEFDKIVGNKYLKAFHLNDSKAPFASHRDLHANIGTGFLGLRAFHTLVNHEPFQNLPMVLETPIDRKDANGKTVEDKQVWADEIKLLERLIGMDAEGEEFKELEEELRGKGEGERSKIQDQVDRKAEKDAKKGTRGAKKGAAVKGRKKKAETDDESE, from the exons ATGCCTCCCCGCACGTCTGCCCGCAGAAAAGCGCAAGCTGTTCTTGAGACCAAGGTCGaagagacgacgacaacgaccacGAGGACGAACGGAACCAAGAACACATCTATCGCTGCCACTCAGACCAAGAGCACAGCTGCTAAGAAACCAGTCGCCAAGCGCAAGGCCGcgtcggacgacgagcacgaGAGCTGTGGGAGCTgcgtcgagaaggacgaggagaagcccgccaagaagaggaagaccgcggccaagggcaaggcgaagaaggaggacgatATGCCTCTGACGGATCGTACGGTGGTTTCTTCGCTGAAGAAGGCGATGTACATTGGTGCTCATGTGAgcggtgctggtg GTGTGCAAAACTCTATCCAAAACGCCCTCAACATTGGCGCCAATGCCTTCGCGCTGTTTCTCAAGTCACAGCGGAAGTGGGAGAGCCCCCCGCTGGCAGCGGATGTGAAGACGCAGTTCGTCTCACTGGCAAAGGACAACGGCTacgacgctgccgcccaCGTCCTCCCCCACGGTTCCTACCTTGTCAATCTCGCCCAGGCAGATGCCGCCAAGGCGAAACAGGCGTACACGAGCTTCATTGATGACCTCCAGCGGTGCGAGCAGCTTGGGATCAAGTTGTACAACTTCCACCCGGGGAACACGGGAGGCGCCTCGCGCGAGGAGGCGTGCGGGCGCATCGCGGCGCAGCTGAATACGGCGCACAAGGCGACGAAAAACGTCATCACGGTACTGGAGAACATGGCTGGCGCGGGCAATGTCATTGGCACCAAGTTCGAGGACCTGAAGCACATCAtcgacaaggtcgaggacaagaagcGGGTCGGCGTGTGCATCGACACGTGCCACGCCTTCGCCGCGGGCTACGACCTGAGGACACCCGACAAGTTCCACGAGACGATGAAGGAGTTTGACAAGATTGTCGGAAACAAGTATCTCAAGGCATTCCATC TCAACGACAGCAAGGCCCCCTTCGCCTCGCATCGCGACCTGCACGCCAACATCGGCACAGGCTTTCTCGGCCTCCGCGCCTTTCACACGCTCGTCAACCACGAGCCCTTCCAGAACCTCCCCATGGTCCTCGAGACGCCCATCGACCGCAAGGACGCTAACGGCAAGACGGTCGAGGACAAGCAGGTGTGGGCGGACGAGATCAAGCTGCTGGAGCGGCTGATTGGCatggatgccgagggcgaagagttcaaggagctcgaggaggaacTGCGGGGCAAgggggagggcgagaggaGCAAGATCCAGGACCAGGTCGACCGCAAGGCGGAGAAGGACGCGAAGAAGGGGACTAGGGGGGCGAAAAAGGGTGCGGCGgtgaaggggaggaagaagaaggccgaaaCGGATGATGAGAGTGAGTAA
- a CDS encoding Putative protein disulfide isomerase, Thioredoxin domain, Thioredoxin-like superfamily, which yields MFCKRVALGLLAAAAAVSASDVTQLKKDDFNDFIKSNDLVLAEFFAPWCGHCKALAPEYEEAATSLKEKNIKLVKVDCTEEADLCQEYGVEGYPTLKVFRGPESVSPYSGQRKAGAITSYMVKQSLPAVSILSKDNLEEFKTADKVVLVAYIDASDKSSNETFTKVAEKLRDTYLFGGVNDAAVAEAEGVKAPAIVLYKSFDEGKATFSEKFDAEAIETFAQTAATPLIGEVGPETYSGYMSAGIPLAYIFAETPEEREELGAALKPIAEKHRGKINFATIDAKAFGAHAGNLNLATDKFPSFAIQETVKNQKFPYDQDKKITHDDIAKFVEDFSSGKIEPSIKSEPIPESNDGPVSVVVAKNYEQIVLDDKKDVLIEFYAPWCGHCKALAPKYEELGELYAKSEFKDKVVIAKVDATLNDVPDEIQGFPTIKLYPAGGKDAPVTYSGSRSIEDLIEFVKENGKYKAVVSVKEEGAEESQAAPAATEEEKTKETKEAKEDEHDEL from the exons ATGTTCTGCAAGCGtgtcgcccttggccttctggccgccgctgccgcggTTTCCGCCTCCGATGTCACCCAACTGAAGAAGGATGACTTCAACGACTTCATCAAGTCCAatgacctcgtcctcgccgagt TCTTCGCTCCCTGGTGCGGTCACTGCAAGGCCCTTGCCCCCGAGtacgaggaggccgccacctccctcaaggagaagaacaTCAAGCTTGTCAAGGTCGACTGCACTGAGGAGGCCGACCTCTGCCAGGAGTACGGCGTTGAGGGCTACCCCACCCTCAAGGTCTTCCGTGGCCCTGAGAGCGTTTCTCCCTACTCCGGTCAGCGCAAGGCTGGTGCCATCACCTCCTACATGGTGAAGCAGTCCCTGCCTGCCGTCTCCATCCTTTCCAAGGACAACCTTGAGGAGTTCAAGACTGCCGACAAggtcgttctcgtcgcctACATTGACGCCTCTGACAAGTCCTCCAACGAGACCTTCACCAAGGTTGCCGAGAAGCTCCGTGACACCTACCTCTTCGGTGGTGTCAACGATGCGGCTGTTGCCGAGGCTGAGGGCGTCAAGGCCCCCGCCATTGTCCTTTACAAGTCTTTTGACGAGGGCAAGGCCACCTTCTCTGAGAagttcgacgccgaggctATTGAGACGTTCGCCCAGACCGCCGCTACCCCCTTGATCGGCGAGGTCGGTCCCGAAACCTACTCTGGCTACATGTCTGCCGGCATCCCTCTGGCCTACATCTTCGCCGAGACCCCCGAGGAGCGtgaggagctcggcgccgccctgaAGCCCATCGCTGAGAAGCACCGCGGCAAGATCAACTTCGCTACCATCGATGCCAAGGCGTTCGGTGCCCACGCCGGCAACCTCAACCTCGCTACCGACAAGTTCCCTTCGTTCGCCATTCAGGAGACCGTCAAGAACCAGAAGTTCCCCTACGACCAGGACAAGAAGATTACCCACGATGACATCGCCAAGTTCGTCGAGGACTTCTCTTCCGGCAAGATCGAGCCCAGCATCAAGTCTGAGCCCATCCCAGAGTCCAACGATGGCCCCGTCTCGGTTGTCGTTGCAAAGAACTACGAGCAGATTGTCCTTGATGATAAGAAGGACGTCCTGATTGAGTTCTACGCCCCCTGGTGCGGTCACTGCAAGGCTCTGGCCCCCAAGTATGAGGAGCTTGGTGAGCTGTACGCCAAGAGCGAGTTCAAGGACAAGGTTGTCATCGCCAAGGTCGATGCTACTCTCAACGACGTTCCCGATGAGATCCAGGGATTCCCCACCATCAAGCTCTaccccgccggcggcaaggatGCTCCCGTCACCTACTCTGGCTCTCGTTCCATCGAGGACCTGATCGAGTTCGTCAAGGAGAACGGCAAGTACAAGGCCGTGGTCtccgtcaaggaggagggtgCCGAGGAGAGCCAGGCTGCTCCTGCTgccaccgaggaggagaagaccaaggagaccaaggaggccaaggaggatgAGCACGACGAGTTGTAA
- a CDS encoding Putative diacylglycerol acyltransferase, protein MPRKKSSARSKSPSKRQPVNKFSNPQLASQSVESGNSKINVVAEAPELGPPKPAADDSQRPPAERRESGNEHSAAGLDDTTNKQTRPHRRSPSAARSSGSRAGESEGNDHAADPEKGFGSEGTADETLVDGFDVDRSDSTSVKAMSDDSYPRITLAAHGRRNSHRFGLKAGGVRFAPLQVPFQRRLQTGAVLFHGLSILTFVSVFFFLAAIPFTWPLLVPYLIHLSLSSVASNGNLTYRSEWLRSLPIWKFFAEYYPAELHKTHDLPPTRKYIFGYHPHGIISHGAFAAFATNALGFAEKFPGITNSLLTLDNNFRIPFYRDYILFMGVRSVSKESIWNTMSKGGTNGEGMGRAVTIVVGGARESLEAQPGTLRLILKGRKGFIKMALRTGADLVPVLGFGENDLYDQLSPRTHPWVHNFQMFVLRVFKFTLPALHGRGILNYDVGMMPYRRPLNIVVGKPIKMTTSPTAQPSQEEIDRYHGLYVAELQTIWDTYKDQFAPERKAELQFIA, encoded by the exons ATGCCTCGCAAGAAGAGCTCGGCCCGGTCCAAGTCGCCATCCAAGAGGCAGCCCGTAAACAAGTTCAGCAATCCTCAGCTCGCTTCGCAGTCAGTCGAGTCCGGGAACAGCAAGATTAATGTCGTAGCAGAAGCTCCGGAGCTTGGGCCACCAAAGCCCGCGGCCGACGACAGCCAGCGGCCTCCCGCTGAGAGGCGGGAATCCGGCAATGAGCACAGTGCTGCC GGCCTAGACGACACCACGAACAAACAGACTCGACCACATCGACGGTCACCCTCTGCTGCGAGGAGCAGTGGCAGCAGAGCGGGGGAGTCCGAGGGCAACGACCATGCCGCGGATCCTGAGAAAGGCTTTGGAAGCGAAGGAACTGCCGACGAGACTCTTGTCGACGGATTCGATGTCGACAGGTCCGATTCCACAAGCGTAAAGGCCATGAGCGACGACAGCTATCCGCGTATCACTCTGGCAGCCCATGGCCGCAGGAACAGCCATCGCTTTGGATTAAAGGCCGGAGGCGTCCGCTTTGCTCCTCTCCAGGTACCCTTCCAACGTCGCCTCCAGACGGGCGCTGTGTTGTTCCACGGACTGTCCATCCTCACATTCGTCTCGGtattcttcttcctcgcggCGATTCCTTTTACCTGGCCCTTGCTGGTTCCTTATCTTATCCACCTCTCGCTGTCCAGTGTCGCCTCAAACGGCAACCTGACGTACCGTTCAGAATGGCTCCGTTCGCTTCCCATCTGGAAGTTTTTCGCAGAGTACTATCCCGCCGAACTTCACAAGACGCATGATCTGCCACCCACCCGGAAGTACATTTTTGGTTACCACCCTCATGGAATCATCTCCCACGGCGCTTTTGCTGCGTTTGCGACGAACGCGCTCGGCTTCGCAGAGAAATTTCCCGGTATCACCAACTCCTTGTTGACTCTTGACAACAACTTCCGAATCCCCTTTTACCGCGACTACATCCTGTTCATGGGTGTCCGATCGGTGTCTAAGGAGTCGATCTGGAACACGATGAGCAAGGGCGGCACGAATGGAGAGGGAATGGGACGGGCCGTGaccatcgtcgtcggtggTGCCAGGGAGTCGCTGGAGGCTCAGCCCGGTACCCTCAGGCTGATTCTCAAGGGTCGCAAAGGCTTCATCAAGATGGCTCTGCGGACCGGGGCCGACCTCGTGCCTGTCCTGGGCTTCGGCGAGAATGACCTCTACGACCAGCTTAGCCCGAGGACTCACCCCTGGGTGCACAACTTTCAGATGTTTGTGCTCCGCGTTTTCAAGTTTACTCTCCCGGCTCTGCACGGACGGGGCATTCTCAACTACGACGTGGGCATGATGCCTTACCGCAGACCCTTGAACATCGTTGTGGGCAAGCCCATCAAGATGACGACATCCCCTACCGCTCAACCCTCGCAGGAAGAGATCGACCGGTACCACGGCCTGTACGTAGCTGAGTTGCAGACGATTTGGGACACCTACAAAGATCAGTTCGCGCCCGAGCGAAAGGCCGAGCTTCAGTTCATTGCCTAA